The Cylindrospermum stagnale PCC 7417 genome segment AAATTTATCCGAGCCAATGTATATATTTATTATATATCTGGGTTTGCTCAAAACAAATTTTGCTAGATCCACTACAACAGATAATGCTAACCCTTGATAAATTCCCTTTGACTCAACTATGTGGTGATGAAGATTTTCTTAAATATGTAAAGAAGTTGGGGAAAATCATTTGTTTAATAAAGATTAAACTGCCAACCACCAAAGACAAGAATTTTAATCTGGTCAACGTCGGAAACTATATACTTTAGAGAAAAAGGGAATTCAGGCTTTGGACTATAACATAACACAAAAAGTTATGCTTGATACATTAAAACTTGATGAAATCGTAGAGTTTGCTGAAAATCCGGAACCACGTTGTCCTTGCGTGCTATTATTAGATACATCTGGCTCAATGCAAGGAGATCGGATCGAGGCTTTAAATCAAGGCTTGCTGAGTTTGAAAGATGAATTAGTCAAAAACTCCTTGGCAGCCAGACGGGTAGAGGTAGCAATCATTACTTTTGACAGTAATGTCAACGTAGCGCAAGACTTTGTGACTGCCGATCAATTCAATCCGCCCATTCTAACAGCACAGGGACTGACGACAATGGGCGCGGGAATTCATAAAGCATTAGACATAATACAAGAGCGCAAATCTCAATATCGTGCCAATGGCGTTGCTTATTATCGCCCTTGGGTATTTATGATTACTGATGGCGAGCCGCAAGGTGAGCTAGATCATGTGGTGGAGCAAGCAGCAGAGCGTCTGCAAGGCGATGAAGCAAATAAGCGTGTTGCTTTTTTTACCGTTGGTGTAGAAAATGCAAATATGACCCGCTTAAATCAAATAACTGTACGTACTCCGCTCAAACTCAAAGGACTAAACTTCATCGAGATGTTTGTCTGGTTGTCAGCTAGTATGTCAGCTGTTTCCCATTCACAGGTAGACGAACAAGTTGCACTACCGCCGATTGGCTGGGGGTCTGTTTAATCAAAATTACAGCTTGATGTTCACCGCTCCCTAGCTGTTGCAAAAAATATGAACACATCAAAACAGATTCCTCAATGGCGGATAGTAGCCGCGTCTGTATGTGGCACCAGCCACGTAAGAAATAAGCAGCTGTGTCAGGATGCTCACCACTGGCAGATATTGCCGAATAATGTGTTGGTAGTGGCGGCAGCAGATGGTGCTGGTTCCGCAAGCCAGGGGAAAGTCGGAGCGATGGTTGCTGTGGAAACAGCAATTGAATACATCTCCATGCAAAAAGTCACCCAAGACATGCTGGCTGATGATGCTCTCCTCCGTGAACTTTTGACTGAGGCAATGCTAGCTGCCAGAAAAGCCGTAGAGGATGAGGCAGCTACTGGTAACAATCAGCCTCATGATTTGGCTACCACCTTAATTGTGATGGTTGCCACGCCGAATGTCGTGGCTGTAGCGCAGATAGGTGATGGT includes the following:
- a CDS encoding vWA domain-containing protein, with the protein product MLDTLKLDEIVEFAENPEPRCPCVLLLDTSGSMQGDRIEALNQGLLSLKDELVKNSLAARRVEVAIITFDSNVNVAQDFVTADQFNPPILTAQGLTTMGAGIHKALDIIQERKSQYRANGVAYYRPWVFMITDGEPQGELDHVVEQAAERLQGDEANKRVAFFTVGVENANMTRLNQITVRTPLKLKGLNFIEMFVWLSASMSAVSHSQVDEQVALPPIGWGSV
- a CDS encoding PP2C family serine/threonine-protein phosphatase; the encoded protein is MNTSKQIPQWRIVAASVCGTSHVRNKQLCQDAHHWQILPNNVLVVAAADGAGSASQGKVGAMVAVETAIEYISMQKVTQDMLADDALLRELLTEAMLAARKAVEDEAATGNNQPHDLATTLIVMVATPNVVAVAQIGDGLAVAKDSIGDLFALTMPDNGEYINETTFLTSSGAVDTAQMKLWREDIVNVAVLTDGLQMLALNMVVGEPHKPFFFPLFEFVANAEDKTAAKEQLVKFLNSERITQRTDDDLTLVIAAFSN